CAAGCGCGATTTTCATAAAAACGTCAAATTTTATTTCACGATTGCACAACACATCGGGGTTTGGCGTACGGCCCATCTTATACTCTCTAAACATATAATCTACAATACGCTCTTTATAAGCTTCACTTAAATCTACAGTTTGAAAGGGAATGCCCAATTTTTCGGCTACGAGCATGGCGTCATTACTGTCCTCTAACCACGGGCATTCATCAGAAATTGTTACAGTGTCATCATGCCAATTTTTCATAAAAAGACCAATAACATCGTAGCCCTGTTTCTTTAAAAGATAGGCTGCAACGCTGGAATCAACTCCTCCGCTCAGTCCTACAACTACTCGTTTTTTCATAGCAATTAAATGTGTAATCGTTTGCCTTATTGGCTAAAACCCACCGAGGTGCAAAGATAAAAAATACTTTTTGATTATATCTGTCGATCGGGAGGGTGCAAACTTACCGAACAGGCTAATTTTTAGGGTCTTTGGGGTAGGTTTCTTCCAAAATTACTTCCCCGTTTTTGTAATATTTCCAAAGTCCGTGTTTTTTGCCGTCTTTGTAAAAACCTTCAATGAGTACAGCACCCGCAGCGTCGTAATAAGTGGCTGCACCGTGTAATTGGCCGTTGGTGTACTGCAGCTTTTTCAACAATACGCCTGTGGGGGAATAATAATTGTCTGCTCCCTCCTTTATGCCATTAATATATGTGGTTTCTTCAGTAATATTTCCGTTGGGATAATACGTAATTACTTTTCCGTCCAACTTGCCATTTGTGTACTGCTCGCGCGTCATTACATTTTTCGACTTTTCATGATAATAAACCCATTCGCCAATACGGTCCTTATCCCGCATTTGGCCTTCGCTTACCACTTTGCCCTTAATCGTAAAATACTTCACTTCCGCAACATTGTCTTTCCCGGTGAAGTTTTTAATTACCGTGGGCTTGTCTTTGCATTCTTCGCAATAAAACTTAAATGTTCCTACTTCTTTTCCATGCTCAAAAGTACCTTCGTACCGAAGTTGATTTGTGCCTTCATAGTTCTTTTTCCACACGCCATGACGTTTTCCCTGTGCGTCTAATTGATTAATTTCACCTTGTGAAAAACCATCAGTGGAGGTAAGAGCTATTCCGAAGAAAAGAATAAAAAGTAGTTTTTTCATTGTCTTGTTTTATTTCCCTAAAATGTAGAACGCCGTAATACAACTTCTATTTTAATACACCGTGATTATAGATTCTGGCATCCCAATCTTTACCTCTACAAAAAAAGGAGAGAAAGATTGGTTTTATTTTAAGAAAAAGCTGCGAGAGTTGGGGATTTTAAAAAATTCCTACTGCAGCCAAAAGGTTTTATTTTCCTCTTTTTTGCTGCTCAGCCTGTTCCATCATTTCAGCCATTTTACGCTGAAATTTATTCTGTTTTTTAGGCGTGGCTTTTTTCACTTGAATTTTAGCGTGAATTTTATCCTCATCAATAATAAAATTCTTTATCACAAGCATGATACCAATGGTAATCAAGTTTGAAACGAAGTAATACAAGGAAAGCCCACTGGCATAGTTGTTAAAGAATACCAACATAAACAAAGGCGACAAATACATTAGGAATTTCATATTTGGCATCCCCGGCTGTTGCTGCTGCTGCATATTCTGACCCATAGTCATCATCATATAAACAAAGATGGCAATGGAGGCCAAAATTGGAAATAAACTTACGTGGTCTCCGTAAAATGGTATGTGAAATGGCAACTCTGCAATGGTGTCATAACTCGAAAGATCGTCTGCCCAAAGAAAACTTTTCTGCCTTAAATCGAAGGCGGAAGGGAAAAACGTAAACAACGCATAAAACACGGGAATTTGAAGCAAGGCAGGTAAACATCCCTTTAACGGACTCGCGCCGGCAGAGTTTTGAAGCTTCATGGTTTCCTGCTGAATTTTCAGTTTGTTATCCTTGTACTTTGCTTTTATCTCGTCCATTTCAGGCTTTAAAACCTTCATTTTTGCCTGCGCCAAATACTGTTTGTACTGTACGGGTGATAGTAAAAGTTTTATTAAAATGGTTAAAACAATAATGGCTATTCCCGCAGGTAAAAAGTCTGTTAAAAAGCCAAATACAGGAATAATTATATATTTGTTTATCATTCCAAATATTCCCCAACCTAAAGGCATAGCCTCGTCTAAATTGCGATCGTATTTTTTGAAAATCTGATAATCAGACGGTCCAATATACATATTCATATGCTGGGCCAGAGCACCATTCTTAGGCTCTATTAGCATTTTTGCCCCGTATTGTTTGGTGAAAACCGTATCTATTTCTTCGTCTTTCACCAAATCTACCGAAGTAAGTTTTACCTCTTTAAACGGCGTATCGGTAAGCAACATAGAACTGAAGAAATGCTGGCGGAAGTTCATCCACGTTACATCCTTTTCCAACTCGTCATCTTCGCCAGTAGGGGAAAGTTTTGAATGTTTTTCGCCATCGTATTCATACGTTAAACGCGAATAACGGTTTTCGTACGAAATACTTTTCGCATGGCGATACCCCTTCAAATTCCAATCTAAATACATGGGTTGCGAAGTATTTATAACCCCGTCTAAACCTTGGCTGTTGATGCTAAAACCCATCATATATTCGCCCGGGTGCAGTGTATAGCGGTATTCAATAAATCCGTTTTCAGAAGTCTTTAGCTTCATTGAGAGCACTTGGTCCTCTCCATTGTTGCTCAGGGTAGGTTCAAAAAATAAATCTTGGGTATTTAGTGTTCTGTTTTCCGATGAAAACTGAAGGTTTAACGAAGCATTGCCATCCTTTATTAAATAAACGGGAACAGAATCGTACTTGGTAAAATTTTTCAGAAGCGCTTCGGCAATGTACCCGCCTTTATTGCTTACTTCCAAATACAACACATCGTTTTCAAAAACAGTGATATCGTCTGTAGCAGAAGGTAGCGTTCCCGAATATGCAAAGGAACCTAATTTGTTTTTTAACTGCTCGTACGCCAAAGAATCTCCAGGCTTAACAGATTTCATTGTATCGGCGGTTGCTTCAGAGAGCGTAACATCCCCGGCTATTTTTTTGGCTTCGGCTTCTTGCTTGGCAGCCGCTTCGGTTTTGGCTTTTTCAGCTTGAAGCTCGGCTTCGGTGGGTTTGTTCATATAGAGCATCCAGATTAGGATACCACCAATTAATAAAAAGCCTACGAGTGAGTTTAAGTCGAATTTTTTTTGTTCCATCTTTTGTTTCTTCTTTTGAAATATTTCAAAAGTGTATTATCGTTAATTTTATAAGGCAAAACAATAATCCCGCCTATTTTGGCTTTACGCCAAATTGTCTTATTTTTTCTTTAAGGAATGGTCGTGTACAGCTTTTACAAAGGCCACAAAAAGTGGATGTGGATTGGCAACCGTACTTTTGTATTCTGGGTGATATTGTACACCTACAAACCACGGATGACTGGGTATTTCAATAATTTCAACCAAACCGGTATCCGGATTTACTCCCGTGGCCACAAGCCCCGCCGCCTCCAATTGCTCGCGATATTTATCGTTAAATTCATATCTGTGGCGATGCCGCTCTTCAATGGTATTGGCCTTATAAACGTTTCTGGCAATACTTCCTTTTTTTAGATCGCATTTCCAAGCACCCAAACGCATGGTGCCTCCCATGTCTGTTATATTTTTCTGATCCTCCATAATACTAATTACAGGATCTTTGGTTTGTGTGTCCATTTCGGTGCTGTTTGCATCTTTAAGTTTTAAGACATTTCGTGCAAACTCAATTACCGCCATTTGCATTCCCAAACAAATGCCCAAAAAGGGTAAATTGTTTTCACGCGCGTAACGCACCGCAGCAACTTTGCCTTCAATTCCTCGTTCACCAAAGCCGGGAGCCACTAAAATTCCATCGAGTTTAGATAGTTTTTTCCCGATAGTTTTAGCATTTATATGTTCCGAATGAATAAATTCTAACTTTACCTTTACTTCGTTTTCCGCTCCTGCATGAATAAACGATTCTAAAATAGATTTATAACTGTCTTGCAATTCTACATATTTGCCAATTAACCCAATATGTACTTCCCCCTTTGGATTTTTATGTCTCTGTAGAAATTTATTCCACTGCTTTAAATCTGGTTTTTTTGAATTCTTTAAATTTAATTTCTGAAGTGTAACGGTATCCAACCCTTCATCGAGCATCATATTTGGCACATCGTAAATGGTTGAAGCATCTATAGATTGTATAACGGCTTCCTCTTTTACATTACAGAATAACGCCAATTTTCTTCTTAAATCAGAAGAAAGTTCGTGCTCCGTTCGGCAAACTAAAATATCTGCGCGAATTCCGCTTTCCATCAAGGTTTTTACCGAATGCTGTGTGGGTTTTGTTTTTAACTCGCCAGCAGCAGAAAGATAGGGCACAAGGGTTAAATGAATTACCAAGGCATTGTCATCGCCCATTTCCCACTTCATTTGGCGTACCGCTTCTATATAGGGCAACGACTCAATATCGCCCACTGTACCGCCAATTTCGGTGATAATAATATCGTACTCTCCAGTATTTCCTAGTAATTGTACGCGTTCCTTTATTTCGTTTGTAATATGTGGAATTACCTGAACGGTCTTTCCTAAAAATTCGCCTCGGCGTTCCTTTTGGATTACGCTCTGGTAAATTCGCCCCGTAGTTACGTTATTGGCTTGCGATGTATTTACATTCAAAAAACGCTCGTAATGCCCTAAATCTAAATCGGTTTCGGCTCCGTCATCAGTTACATAGCACTCGCCGTGTTCATACGGGTTTAAGGTCCCTGGATCTACATTTATATAAGGATCTAATTTTTGCAGGGTAACACGATATCCTCTGGCCTGAAGTAGCTTCGCCAGCGATGCCGCAATAATTCCTTTCCCTAAAGATGATGAAACCCCGCCCGTAACGAAGATGTATTTTGTAGTATTCATGAGTGCCTGTGCTGAAATGTCTATACGGGATGCAAAGTTACATTTTTATTGTGGAAAGGAGGAAACGATACTAGTTAATTGTTAACAGTTTCTCGAAGTAGTTTTTTTTTACTATAAACTGCCTTTTTGAGCCACCAATAAGGTGTTTGTTCCTTGTACTTTTTTATAATGCTGAAATTGAAAATCACTGCCAAAATTAGTGCTAACCGTTTCAATTGTTTTTGAGGTTTTAGCGAGATTGATACCCGCATTAAATATTAAATAACCCTCAGTTTGCAGTAATTTAGATACATTTATACAAAATTCCTTTCCGAAAAAAATAGGAGGGACCTCCGTGTCAATAAATAAATCGATGATGATTAATTGAAATTGGTCCTTAGAGTTTTTTACAAATTGAAAAGCATCTTCCTCCACAATTTGTAGCTTTTCAGACGCCGAAACTGCAAATTCCGCCTTGGCTATATGTATTATTTGTGGGTCTATTTCAACGGCAACAATATTATTTTTATAGTCAAATGTTTCGCGCAGCGATTTTATAATACTACCGCCACCCATCCCCAGCAACAGTAAACTGTCAACCTTATCTAAATCTACTTTTGTCAGGCCTATTTCTAAGATTTTTTGGAGCGAGCCATACGAGTAATTTGCGTTTTTTGTATCTAAAACTTTTTTACCATTAATATAGGTAACCTCCAAAATGCCATTTATTTCTGAAGAAAAACGACGCGTACTTGGCCAAAGATAGCTGAATAGCTTCTTCATTTTTTAATTAACTTTTGAAGTAATCCCTCCAAGCCATTTAATTTAAGCTCGTACATTTCAGCCATCATCCGTCCCAACTTGCCTTCGGGAAAGCCTTTCTGTTTAAACCACACAAAATAGTATTCGGGAATATTCGCCAAGTAATAACCTTCGTATTTTCCAAAAGGCATTTTGTAATTGGCAAGTTCTACCAAGTGGTTTGGGTCTGGGCTATTTCCAGGATTCATAAGCAGCGAGTTGTTGTGCGATGTACTTTTGCCAAAATGCTTCTTTATCTGCATTTCTGGAATGGTCCGTCTCAGCATCGAACTTGGTTTGCATGGCGCGTCTTTTTTGTTCTACTTGCCTGTAAATAGATTCGATTTCTGACTTAATTTTTTTTGAAAATTTTTTTCCCTCCAAGTTTTTTCGAAGCATACGTGCGTGCAATTCTGAAATATCAAAATGCGCTTGCTCGTGTTGTAAAATGTACTTGTTAACCTTTTCAGGAATAAACCAAGAACTTTCCGGGGTAAAAAAACTAGCTATGGTATAGGTTACATTTACAGCATTGTTTTTAATGGTATAGCTATATTCAAAACTTATCCCAGTATTGGTGCTGGCAACAAAACTAGCGCTTGCAATAGGCTTGCCGCGAAAATCTTCCCAAGTTAGTTTTTGATGTTCCCTCCAAAATATTTTTTCGGGCTTGTGCTGCGGAAAAAGCAACATAGAAAATACAAAAGCCAAAAATAGTTTCATAATCACGATATATCAAAAACAATACCTAGTTGGCCTCTTCAAAATAAGAAGTGTACGAAGCCTACCAATTAAATTTAATTACCTTCTCAATATCCGGATGCAGGCTGTAGAGTACAGGGCAGGTTCTACCTGTGTTTTCAAGTATTTTTCTCGATTTTTCATCTATTCCCTTGGGAAAATCCAAAATCACTTCCACTTTTGAAATACGGCGCGGATTGGCGGCCATGGTTTTTGTTACCATCGCTGTGGTGCCATCCATATTTACGTTTATATCGCGCGCTTTAATGCCCATAACCGTAATCATACAATTTGCAAGGCCCGTAGCCACAGTGTCTGTTGGGGAAAATGCTTCTCCCTTGCCATTATTATCGGTGGGAGCATCGGTAATAAATTTATTGCCCGATTTTAAATGTTCGTTTTCAGTTCGCAGGTTGCCCAAATAGGTTACTTTGGAAGTGCTCATTCTACTATGTCAAATTTAAGTTCGTCGTTGTATTTTAAAATATAGGCAGCTTCATTGTGATAGCCACGACTTTCCGAAGGTTCGTATCTAAACTTGTTTTCAATGTATGTTGTTTCGCTTTCAGGATAAACAGCGTCGTAAATATTGTTATCTGATGCCAAGCGCAGCAACACGTCGTATGTTACATCAAAACCTCGAATGGCGTACCTATTGGGTAAAACCCCATACTTGTTTTTATAACTGATCATAAATGGATTTTTATCCACTTCTGAAATATTCTTATTCACCGATGGAAATGTGAAATTTAGCTTTGCCAAGCGCCTGCTCGATACCTCGTGCCATTCAAAAGCATCGTTTTTATCTAAAGTAAACAATCGCGTTTTATAGTTGGCAGGCATTGCTGCAGCAGCATTTACCGCACTACTAATTAAAACCGGATTTTTTGATTCGAGAATAACCCAGTTTTCGCTGCCCTCCGTAGCGGCAGCAGTAATATCGCTCATTTGCACATAACCACCTCCGCGAGGGGTTACGGTTTTAGCCGATGGTAAGGCCGCTATAATCATATCTCGTTGCTGCGCGTGTTTTGCATCGGAAATTATAATAATATTTTTCCCTGCACTGTGCTGCTTTATATACCGAATCATCGTTTTTTGAAGAATGGCATCTGTTGGTAGGGTCTGGAAAAGATTGTCGTTCATGGCCATTTCCCGATTGCTTAAAGGTGAAAAAACTGGAATCTTTTCGTCTTTTAATAGATCGGAAGCTCGTTCTACATTTTTTTGAAGTAGCGGACCAATTACCGCATCCGCATTTTTAAATTTACCGCTGGAAACAATAGCAGCAACTTTGCTTTCGCTTTTTTCGGTATCATATACGTCCATCGTTACTGAAATGCCGTTGTCTTTGGCAAATTCAGCTGCCATTAAGGCTCCGCTATAAAAATCTAAGGCTACGCGAAGTGTGGGATCTCTTTTTAATAAATCGGTATTATTACTGGTGGAATCGCTCGGATTGCCCATTAATCGAAACGGTAACATTAAGGCAACCGTTTTCATTTTCTTATTCTTGATTCTGTTTTCTAGATTTATTTCTGAAACATCATCTTTGGTAATATCTGTATTTTCCTTGGGAAGTTTTAGGATCATACCTTCTTTTAATCCATCTTTTGCATATGGGTTTGAAGCGATAATTTCTTCCTCCGAAAGTCCAAATTTCACCTTCAGTCTATAAAATCCTTCTTTTGGGTTTACTTCGTAATACTGAAAGTTTTCTTCGTCTATTTCGGCATTTTCAAGTACAATTTTTTCGGGTACAACAAGTGTTGCGCCAACGTTTAATCCTTTTCCTAAATCTGGATTTAAATCCTCGAGTTCGGCAATGCTAATTCCAAATTTTCTGGCAATGCCAAACTTGGTTTCCTTTGCTTTTACAGTATAATGCTTAGTTCCTGGTGCTAAGTCTGTATCTTTTCCTGTAGTTTTAGTCGCCGCCGGAATTAGCAGCCTTTCGCCCTTTTTTAATCCACGGGAATACAATTCCTTATTCAGCTTTTTAATATCGTCCACACTTACGTTGTACATCTGTGCAATACCGTAAAGCGTTTCTTTTCTTTTTACCTTGTGGTCGCGATAATTATTTTTGTTTGTTCCGGAGCTAATTACACTGTTCGACGGAATTATTAACACGCTATTTACCTTGAGTTCACTTCTGGAATCTGGGTTGAGATTATAAATGGTCTCTTCCGAAATATTATATGCTTTGGCAATGCTATAAACCGTTTCGCCTTTTTGGACCGCATGACTTTTGTATTGTTGTTGAGCAGCGGAACCACAACTAACCATAAATAATAAGGTTACTGAAACGTATATTAAACACTTTAACATAGGGATAATCAATTTTTTAAATTTGCCAAACATAGTCTCTAATTTTAGTTATTCCCACTCAATGGTTGCAGGCGGTTTGGAGCTAATATCGTAGACTACTCTATTAACGCCTTTAACCCGATTTATTATATGGTTGCTCACTTCCTGCAAAAATTCATAGGGCAAATCTACCCAGTCTGCGGTCATGCCATCGGTAGATTGCACGGCACGCAGCGCCACTACTTTTTCATATGTACGTTCGTCGCCCATAACACCTACACTATTTATAGGTAATAAAATAGCTCCGGCTTGCCATACCTTGTCGTAGAGTTCCCATTTTTTGAGCCCGTTGATAAAAATTGCATCAACCTCTTGTAATATACGAACTTTTTCGGCCGTAATATCGCCTAAAATTCTAATGGCCAATCCAGGCCCTGGAAAGGGATGTCTTCCCAAAAGTTCTGCATCAATTCCCATTTCCTTTCCAACCCGGCGAACTTCATCTTTAAAAAGCATTCGCAAAGGTTCTACCACCTTCAACTTCATAAAATCGGGGAGTCCCCCAACATTGTGGTGGCTTTTAATTGTAACCGATGGCCCGTTTACCGAAACACTTTCAATAACATCGGGATAGATGGTGCCTTGACCAAGCCAATCTACTCCCGTTAATTGATGTGCTTCGTCGTCAAAGACTTCAATAAAGGCATTGCCAATGGCTTTTCGCTTTCGTTCGGGGTCGCTTTCGTTTCGCAATGCTTCCAAAAAACGCTCGGAGGCATCAACGCCTTTTACATTTAACCCCATGTCTTTATATTGGTGAAGCACGCTTTCAAATTCATTTTTACGAAGCAAACCGTTGTTTACAAAAATACAGTACAAGTTTCCGCCGATAGCTTTGTTCAAAAGAATCGCTGCTACCGTAGAATCTACACCCCCACTTAAACCAAGTACTACTTTGCCATCGCCAATTTGCTCTTTTAAGGTGGCAACCGTAGTTTCTACAAAAGCTGCAGGAGTCCAAGTTTGTGGTACTTCGGCAATGTTTACCAAGAAATTTTCAAGCAAGTGCTTCCCGTGGGTAGTGTGGTAAACCTCTGGATGAAATTGAATGGCATAGGTTTCTTCTCCTTCAATTCTATATGCGGCATTTAGCACATCTACCGTACTCGCCAAACGCACTCCGTTTTCGGGAAGTTTGGCGATGGTATCGCTATGGCTCATCCACACATTAGTGTTTTCTGGAATGCCTTGAAAGAAAGCTTCCCCAGATTTTATCATGGAAAGCTTTGCTCTCCCGTATTCGCGAATGTTTGAAGGCTCCACGCTACCGCCGCTAAAATGAGCCAAATATTGCGCTCCGTAACAAACTGCCAAAAGAGGCTTGTGGCCGCGAATTTTTGAAAGATCGGGGTGTGGTGCATCCTCCGCACGAACGGAAAACGGACTGCCGGAAAGTATTACCGCCTTAAAAGGGTCAAGGCTTTCCGGAATATGATGGTAAGGGTGTATTTCGCAGTAAATGTTCAGCTCCCGCACGCGTCTTGCGATTAATTGGGTGTACTGCGAACCAAAATCTAAAATGAGGACGTTGTTTTGCATAGGCAAAAATACTTTAAATATATAAGTTTGTAAATGGGTTGTGCGGAATTTTTTAATGGCTTTTCAACAGCGGTGTTTTCTGTCAATAATACACGAATAAATTTGAAATAATACTGCCGATTAAACCAAACAGGTTGTTTAAAACCTATTTGGTTTTGCCTTAATTTTGTATATTTATTCATAAAACAATAGTAATTATGAAGACAATCATCGTCCATGCTGTAAGCGATAAAATGAAAAAAATTACAGAATATTTGAAAGAACTAAAAGTTGCTTTTGAAACTGGAGACGAAGATAGTCCATACAACCCTGATTTTGTTGAAAAAATTAAAAAGAGTCGAAAACAGTATAAAGAAAGTAATTATTCAACCGTGGCTCAAGAAGATTTAGAGAAATATATTTAATATCGATTAAACCTAACAGGTCTT
This region of Aequorivita marisscotiae genomic DNA includes:
- a CDS encoding toxin-antitoxin system YwqK family antitoxin is translated as MKKLLFILFFGIALTSTDGFSQGEINQLDAQGKRHGVWKKNYEGTNQLRYEGTFEHGKEVGTFKFYCEECKDKPTVIKNFTGKDNVAEVKYFTIKGKVVSEGQMRDKDRIGEWVYYHEKSKNVMTREQYTNGKLDGKVITYYPNGNITEETTYINGIKEGADNYYSPTGVLLKKLQYTNGQLHGAATYYDAAGAVLIEGFYKDGKKHGLWKYYKNGEVILEETYPKDPKN
- the yidC gene encoding membrane protein insertase YidC, coding for MEQKKFDLNSLVGFLLIGGILIWMLYMNKPTEAELQAEKAKTEAAAKQEAEAKKIAGDVTLSEATADTMKSVKPGDSLAYEQLKNKLGSFAYSGTLPSATDDITVFENDVLYLEVSNKGGYIAEALLKNFTKYDSVPVYLIKDGNASLNLQFSSENRTLNTQDLFFEPTLSNNGEDQVLSMKLKTSENGFIEYRYTLHPGEYMMGFSINSQGLDGVINTSQPMYLDWNLKGYRHAKSISYENRYSRLTYEYDGEKHSKLSPTGEDDELEKDVTWMNFRQHFFSSMLLTDTPFKEVKLTSVDLVKDEEIDTVFTKQYGAKMLIEPKNGALAQHMNMYIGPSDYQIFKKYDRNLDEAMPLGWGIFGMINKYIIIPVFGFLTDFLPAGIAIIVLTILIKLLLSPVQYKQYLAQAKMKVLKPEMDEIKAKYKDNKLKIQQETMKLQNSAGASPLKGCLPALLQIPVFYALFTFFPSAFDLRQKSFLWADDLSSYDTIAELPFHIPFYGDHVSLFPILASIAIFVYMMMTMGQNMQQQQQPGMPNMKFLMYLSPLFMLVFFNNYASGLSLYYFVSNLITIGIMLVIKNFIIDEDKIHAKIQVKKATPKKQNKFQRKMAEMMEQAEQQKRGK
- a CDS encoding CTP synthase, giving the protein MNTTKYIFVTGGVSSSLGKGIIAASLAKLLQARGYRVTLQKLDPYINVDPGTLNPYEHGECYVTDDGAETDLDLGHYERFLNVNTSQANNVTTGRIYQSVIQKERRGEFLGKTVQVIPHITNEIKERVQLLGNTGEYDIIITEIGGTVGDIESLPYIEAVRQMKWEMGDDNALVIHLTLVPYLSAAGELKTKPTQHSVKTLMESGIRADILVCRTEHELSSDLRRKLALFCNVKEEAVIQSIDASTIYDVPNMMLDEGLDTVTLQKLNLKNSKKPDLKQWNKFLQRHKNPKGEVHIGLIGKYVELQDSYKSILESFIHAGAENEVKVKLEFIHSEHINAKTIGKKLSKLDGILVAPGFGERGIEGKVAAVRYARENNLPFLGICLGMQMAVIEFARNVLKLKDANSTEMDTQTKDPVISIMEDQKNITDMGGTMRLGAWKCDLKKGSIARNVYKANTIEERHRHRYEFNDKYREQLEAAGLVATGVNPDTGLVEIIEIPSHPWFVGVQYHPEYKSTVANPHPLFVAFVKAVHDHSLKKK
- a CDS encoding spermidine synthase, giving the protein MKKLFSYLWPSTRRFSSEINGILEVTYINGKKVLDTKNANYSYGSLQKILEIGLTKVDLDKVDSLLLLGMGGGSIIKSLRETFDYKNNIVAVEIDPQIIHIAKAEFAVSASEKLQIVEEDAFQFVKNSKDQFQLIIIDLFIDTEVPPIFFGKEFCINVSKLLQTEGYLIFNAGINLAKTSKTIETVSTNFGSDFQFQHYKKVQGTNTLLVAQKGSL
- a CDS encoding DUF3820 family protein, with protein sequence MNPGNSPDPNHLVELANYKMPFGKYEGYYLANIPEYYFVWFKQKGFPEGKLGRMMAEMYELKLNGLEGLLQKLIKK
- a CDS encoding DUF922 domain-containing protein translates to MKLFLAFVFSMLLFPQHKPEKIFWREHQKLTWEDFRGKPIASASFVASTNTGISFEYSYTIKNNAVNVTYTIASFFTPESSWFIPEKVNKYILQHEQAHFDISELHARMLRKNLEGKKFSKKIKSEIESIYRQVEQKRRAMQTKFDAETDHSRNADKEAFWQKYIAQQLAAYESWK
- a CDS encoding OsmC family protein, which translates into the protein MSTSKVTYLGNLRTENEHLKSGNKFITDAPTDNNGKGEAFSPTDTVATGLANCMITVMGIKARDINVNMDGTTAMVTKTMAANPRRISKVEVILDFPKGIDEKSRKILENTGRTCPVLYSLHPDIEKVIKFNW
- a CDS encoding LysM peptidoglycan-binding domain-containing protein, with the translated sequence MLKCLIYVSVTLLFMVSCGSAAQQQYKSHAVQKGETVYSIAKAYNISEETIYNLNPDSRSELKVNSVLIIPSNSVISSGTNKNNYRDHKVKRKETLYGIAQMYNVSVDDIKKLNKELYSRGLKKGERLLIPAATKTTGKDTDLAPGTKHYTVKAKETKFGIARKFGISIAELEDLNPDLGKGLNVGATLVVPEKIVLENAEIDEENFQYYEVNPKEGFYRLKVKFGLSEEEIIASNPYAKDGLKEGMILKLPKENTDITKDDVSEINLENRIKNKKMKTVALMLPFRLMGNPSDSTSNNTDLLKRDPTLRVALDFYSGALMAAEFAKDNGISVTMDVYDTEKSESKVAAIVSSGKFKNADAVIGPLLQKNVERASDLLKDEKIPVFSPLSNREMAMNDNLFQTLPTDAILQKTMIRYIKQHSAGKNIIIISDAKHAQQRDMIIAALPSAKTVTPRGGGYVQMSDITAAATEGSENWVILESKNPVLISSAVNAAAAMPANYKTRLFTLDKNDAFEWHEVSSRRLAKLNFTFPSVNKNISEVDKNPFMISYKNKYGVLPNRYAIRGFDVTYDVLLRLASDNNIYDAVYPESETTYIENKFRYEPSESRGYHNEAAYILKYNDELKFDIVE
- the guaA gene encoding glutamine-hydrolyzing GMP synthase, with the protein product MQNNVLILDFGSQYTQLIARRVRELNIYCEIHPYHHIPESLDPFKAVILSGSPFSVRAEDAPHPDLSKIRGHKPLLAVCYGAQYLAHFSGGSVEPSNIREYGRAKLSMIKSGEAFFQGIPENTNVWMSHSDTIAKLPENGVRLASTVDVLNAAYRIEGEETYAIQFHPEVYHTTHGKHLLENFLVNIAEVPQTWTPAAFVETTVATLKEQIGDGKVVLGLSGGVDSTVAAILLNKAIGGNLYCIFVNNGLLRKNEFESVLHQYKDMGLNVKGVDASERFLEALRNESDPERKRKAIGNAFIEVFDDEAHQLTGVDWLGQGTIYPDVIESVSVNGPSVTIKSHHNVGGLPDFMKLKVVEPLRMLFKDEVRRVGKEMGIDAELLGRHPFPGPGLAIRILGDITAEKVRILQEVDAIFINGLKKWELYDKVWQAGAILLPINSVGVMGDERTYEKVVALRAVQSTDGMTADWVDLPYEFLQEVSNHIINRVKGVNRVVYDISSKPPATIEWE
- a CDS encoding DUF2683 family protein, which codes for MKTIIVHAVSDKMKKITEYLKELKVAFETGDEDSPYNPDFVEKIKKSRKQYKESNYSTVAQEDLEKYI